aggattgctgcggaaatttaattacataACTTTTGTGCCTGTTTGTCCGTTTATTTGGTGCTCCGTCCCTTCACAGTACCGTCTTTCTGTGAACGTTTGTGACACTACTTTCTCCTTCGTGATTTGTGAACATTCTTTTCGGTTAAATCGTGGACCTTACACATCGTTATTTCGCTAGTTGCTGATTCGCGTTTTTTGGTTTAAAGTGTTTGTGCGCCCGTGTTTTGTCCTGCTACGTCTGTACGTTTGCTGCGTAGCAATTGCGACAGTTTTTCGGCCACACCTTTTTTGGACACCATTTTCAAAAATCAGGACTAAGATTTTGTGCGTTACGTTTTCCGTGAGTGTTTGATTTATTCGTCGTGTAAATCGTCTTCTACGTTAGGATACGATTCTTTGAACATTTACGCGTTCGTGTTGTAACCCCGTCCCGCGTTCCGCGTCTCGCGTCCGATATTTCCGTATTCTACACGTCGGTTTAAGTGTCGATTGGTTTCGCGCGCAAAATCGTCATCTTAGTTCATCGTCCTCAGTGCATCAAAAATGGCCAACATGGAGCTCCTGCTTTCCCGCCGCTTAACCCTGGAAGAGAAATTGAACCGAGCATCTGTTTTCGTGTCGAACTACGTTCCTGCTAGAGACTGCTCCCAAGTACCGTTTCGAATTGCGGAACTTGAGAATCTGGCGGCCGAATTCGACAATGTTCAGCAGCATATCGAAAACTTGGCACCATCAGAGTTACGTGGAGAAGAAGGCCAAGTTCGTGCTGTCATCGAAGAGAAGCTGTACGTCACGAGAGCATCGTTAAGTGCGCTTTTGCCGCACGCGTCCTCCGCTACTTCATCTGCCAGCAGCGTGGCAGTGTCCGGCATAAAACTGCCTACCATTGCCCTACCGGAGTTTAGTGGAGACGACATGCATTGGGCTGCTTTTCGTGACACGTTCGAAGCGCTTATACACAACAATTCCGAGGTAatggaaattcaaaaattccaTTATCTTCGCGCTGCATTAAAGGGTGAAGCTGCGAAGCTCATTGAATCGGTTCCATTATGCGCAGGAAATTATCAGATAGCTTGGAAGTCTTTGGTGGATCGCTACGCTAATGACTATCTGCAAAAGAAGAGACACCTGCAGTCAATATTTTGTATGGCCCGTGTAACTAGGGAATCTAATGTGGCCCTGCATAAGCTCGTGGACGATTTTGATCGTCATGTTAAAAATGCTGCAGCAACTCGGCGAGAAAACGGAGCATTGGAGCACCATGCTAGAGTATGTGCTGTGCACCAAGCAGCCAGAAGAGACCCTAAAAACGTGGGAAGATCATGCCTCCACATTAGAAACGCCTGACTACAATACTTTGATCGAGTTTCTGCAACGAAAAATGAGAATACTTGAGTCAATCTCCATGAACCATCAATCGAGCAGAGAGCCTACCTACCCACAGATGAGACGAACGCCAACGCATCTTTCTTCTTGCTCGTCTGTTGCGAGTACTACGAGAAAATGCCCACACTGCCAACATGGCCATCTGCTGGGAAACTGTTACAAGTTTATCCGCCTTCCGCTGTCTGAACGTATGCAGATAGTCCATACGAAGAGGGTATGTAACAATTGTTTAAAGGTAGGACATGTAGTACGTAGCTGCCCTGCGGTACATAATTGTAAACATTGTGGAGAGAGGCATCATTCTTTGTTGCATCGCGGTTCGAATAGCGCACCCGAAAGCCGAATGGAATCTAGTATGGCGATGTCAGCCTCTCCCGGTCCTCACAAAGCCATAAATGAAACTGTAGTGCACAGCCAAAATGCCGCGGGAGACATCGAGataaatgagcatgtttttcttctcactGTGCGATTAGTTATTGTTGACGCATTTGGCCAGGAACATCCGGTTCGCGCTCTGCTGGATAGCGCGTCGCAGCCGAACTTAATGACCAAAAGACTCGCATGTTTACTTCAACTACCacgagagagagcgaatgtAAAAATCAACGGTGCTGGCAGTTGTACATCTCATGCTCGAGAAGCGGTCGTAGCTGAAGTGGTGTCGAAGAAGCAACCAtttagttgcacaatgaaGTTTTTGTTGATGGACAAGTTAACTGCTAACCTTCCTACTCAAGACGTATCTATCGCTGATTGGAAAATACCAGAAGGAATCGTGTTAGCTGATCCTCAATTCAATAAAGCACAGCCAGTTGACTTGATCATAGGGGCTAAACACTATTACTCTTTGTTCCCCTCCTCTGCGCGTTTGCAGTTATCTGATCAACTTCCGTGGCTGATTGAGAGTGTATTTGGTTGGATCGTAGCCGGCTCAGCAACTGCACAATTTCCTCCTCATTCTCCTGTGTCACAAGTATCTGCAGCCGTGTGCATGTTATCGCTGGAAGAAAGTATGGAGCGGTTTTGGAAGATCGAATCGCTGCAAAATAAAGATGGATACTCTCCCGAAGAAAAGAGGTGTGAAGAGCTGTACCAGAAGACGACGGAGAGAAATGAAGAAGGTCGATATATCGTACGCATGCCACGTCATCCTGACTTTGGACTGAGGCTTGGCGAATCTAAGTCAGGAGCACAGCGCAGATTTCACCTTCTGGAGAAAAGGTTTGAACGCGATTCAAAAGTGAAGGAGGAGTATCACGCGTTCATGAGAGAGTATCTGGATCTTGGGCACATGACTGCAGTACGTAAAGGAACGCCGGAACCTACAGAATGTTATTATTTGCCACACCACCCTGTATTTAAAGAAACAAGTACCACGACCAAAATACGGGTAGTATTTGATGGCTCGGCGAAAACCACAAGTGGCTTCTCTCTTAATGAATAGCTTTGCGTTGGCCCAGTGGTGCAAGATGATTTGCTGGATCAATTGTTGCGTTTTCGCACATACCGTGTTGCATTAGTTGGAGACATTGCCAAGATGTATAGGCAAGTGTTACTGCACCCTGATGATCGGGCTCTTGTACGCATTTTGTATAGATTCTCACCACAACACCCTTTGCAAGAATATGAGCTGAATACCGTAACGTATGGACTGGCTCCTTCTTCGTTTCTTGCGACACGAACGTTAGTGCAATTGGCAGAGGATGAAGGTGCTGTCTACGCTCTTGCTGGATCCGCGCTGAAGAAGAATTTTTATGTCGACGATTTTATCGGTGGAGCGCAATCCATCGAAGCTGCCATCCAGTTGCGGAAAGAGTTGAGCGTTCTACTGAGCAAAGGAGGTTTCGAGCTGCGAAAATGGACGTCCAATCGTCTAGAGGTGCTTGAGGGTTTGGATGATTCGCAGATCGGTACAAAATCATCGTTGTGTTTCGCTACCCATGAAACGGTGAAAACCCTTGGCATCAGCTGGCAGCCTCAAGAAGATGTGTTGCAATTTGATTGCATGATACAGCCAGACAGTGCAGTCGCAACAAAACGGTCAGTACTTTCCACTATAGCTAAAATGTATGACCCTTTAGGAATGATGGCTCCAATCATCATTCGCGCCAAAACCATCATGCAGGAGATGTGGGTGTCTTCGTGCGATTGGGACGATCCTTTGCCTGATTGTATTGTTGCTAAATGGAAGCAGTTTCAACGCGAGGTATCTTCTTTGACCAATTGTAGCATGGATCGCTATGTGTTGCTTCCTAATGTAACCAAAATGGAACTGCACACGTTTGCTGATGCGTCCATCGCTGCGTACGGAGCATGTACTTATGTGCGGTCGGAGGAAGCTGGTGTTGTTCGTGTCGTGCTACTGGCATCGAAGAGCAAAGTAGCGCCACTGAAGCGGTTATCCATCGCTCGACTTGAGCTGTGTGCCTGCGTCCTTGCTGTGCACTTACATAACCGCATTAAGCGTGCTATCGACATGAGGATAGATGGATCGTGGTTTTGGACCGATTCGTCAATTTGTCTAAATTGGTTAAAGCAGCCGCCGAATACATGGAAGACATTTGTTGCCAATAGAGTTTCCGAGATACAGCATTTTACCGCCGGATGCAAATGGAAACACGTTGCTGGAATTGAGAACCCAGCTGATTTAGTATCTCGTGGTATGTCAGTTGCTGATTTTAACGAGAGTCGATCGTGGAAACATGGGCCTTCGTGGCTCGCGCTCTCAGAGAAGTTTTGGCCCGTATCCGATCCTTCTGAAGGAGATGATGAAGAGAGAGCGCTGAAGGTGTTGCAGACATCGATTCATACGGCGCCGAGTTACAATTGGTTTTTCCTGCGTTGGTCATCGTATACTCGCCTTGTAAATGTTGTTGCATATTGTTTACGATTTGCCACGTACCTTCGGCAACTTGTTCAGcaaaaaaggagcaacaaTTCTGCGGATATTTCGACGAATGAAGTGAATGAGGATGCAATCTCTGCAGAAGTGCTCACCGTTCAAGAGCGAGTAGAAGCCGTCAACGTTTTAGTCCGTCTTGCGCAGCGTGAAGTATTCGCCGAAGAATTACGGGATCTAAAAGAACGAAAGCAAGTGAGAAAATGTTCGGTTTTAAATCGACTTACCCCGTTCCTTGACGAAAAGGAAATCATCCGAGTAGGCGGTAGGCTAAACTTTGCGCAACTGCCCTTCCAAACCAAGCATCCTGCGGTTCTCCCAAAACATCACCCGTTGGCTCGTTTGATTGCTGAACATGAGCATCGTGTATTGCTGCATGGTGGAGGTCGTGTATTACTTTCACACATCCGTGAGGAGTTTTGGCCGATGAATGGACGAATGCTTGTCAAAAGCGTTGTGAGAAGCTGTTATCGATGCAATCGTTACCAACCTGCACTTGTGGAGCAGCAAACTGGTCAGCTGCCATCCGGAAGAGTGCAGCCGAGTCGACCATTTGCAGTTACTGGGGTTGATTATGCTGGACCGTTCTACTTGAAACCAGTACATCGTCGTGCCGCATCGTTGAAGGCGTACCTGTGCGTGTTTGTCTGCTTTGCTACAAAGGCAGTCCATTTGGAACTTGTTGGTGATTTGTCCACGCAAGGGTTTTTAGCTGCCCTAAGAAGATTCTGTGCAAGGAGAGGCTTACCAGAGCATTTGCACTCAGACAACGGGAAGAACTTTGAAGGAGCTAGGAACGAATTGAAGGAGTTATTCGAGCGGCTGTCCAATGAGGCCGAGATGGGCGCCATCGCAAAATCATGTGCTGAGCAAGGTATCCGATGGCACATGATACCACCCCGAGCACCACACTTTGGCGGTCTCTGGGAGGCTGCCGTGAAGACTGCAAAACGTCATCTGTTTCGTCACCTTGGGAGCACACGCCTTTCCTTCGAGGGCTACTATACGGTGCTGCATCAGATCGAGGCTGCCATGAATTCTCGTCCTCTATTGCCGGTATCTGATGATCCTAATGATTTAGCTGCACTAACCCCGTCTCATTTTTTAATAGGCACGTCCATGGTTGCCTTGCCAGATCCCGATTTCCAACACGTACCTATGAACACTTACGAGCACCTGCAGAAGCTTCAACTACTAGTGCAGAAGTTTTGGAAGCACTGGCAGAAGGAGTATCTCCAGGAAATGCAGAAGGTCCCGCGATCGAACGCACGAGCTGATGACATCCAGCCTGGAAGGATGGTGATTGTGGTCGACGAGCTACTCCCTACCACACGTTGGCCGTTAGCGCGTATAACTGATACTCACCCCGGACTGGACGGACTTGTACGAGTTGTAACGTTGCGTACCGCCAAGGGAACGATTAAGCGTCCGATTACGAAAATTTGCGTTTTACCCACTAGTAATCACACACTTTAAAGAACGTTGAGTTGAAAGCACATGTTTATTAGAAGCGGAGCCGCCTTGACAGGTGAaagtttgttattgttttgctgttgatgtCCCATCAAGGCGGGGAGTATGTTtacgtttcatgtttttaaatgcccatagttccgagtgaaatatttcacttgcGTTATTTGCATATGCGTTTCACCGATAAACGAAACGATTGACAGGtgctgttttgtgtgtattggtaGGGAATT
This genomic window from Anopheles merus strain MAF unplaced genomic scaffold, AmerM5.1 LNR4000078, whole genome shotgun sequence contains:
- the LOC121601367 gene encoding uncharacterized protein LOC121601367, coding for MGAIAKSCAEQGIRWHMIPPRAPHFGGLWEAAVKTAKRHLFRHLGSTRLSFEGYYTVLHQIEAAMNSRPLLPVSDDPNDLAALTPSHFLIGTSMVALPDPDFQHVPMNTYEHLQKLQLLVQKFWKHWQKEYLQEMQK